Proteins from one bacterium genomic window:
- a CDS encoding heme-binding protein produces MYPLFFLPFFIVLSSCSVVGVRTTQELDYQVIKVYGEYELRKYNDYKVVQTTAGGSYEQASSKNFRKLFKYITGNNQSEADISMTAPVKLQSVTIDMTAPVQIQSVEDRGGEGRYSMQFVLPSEYQGENAKKAPLALDPSVTLSVVPASRVAVKRFSGILSEKAVASQENLLRDWIRQEGLTPLGRVSSAGFDPPWTIPFFRRNEVMFRVEIDSREGEKQGEE; encoded by the coding sequence ATGTACCCTCTATTTTTCTTACCCTTTTTTATCGTCTTATCTTCATGCTCGGTGGTAGGAGTTCGGACTACCCAAGAGCTCGATTACCAAGTGATCAAGGTTTATGGTGAATATGAGTTGCGGAAGTATAATGATTATAAAGTAGTTCAAACAACTGCAGGTGGCTCATATGAGCAAGCGAGCAGTAAGAACTTTCGGAAGTTATTTAAATATATCACGGGGAATAATCAATCTGAGGCTGATATCTCTATGACAGCACCAGTCAAACTTCAGTCCGTAACGATTGATATGACAGCTCCAGTACAGATACAAAGTGTCGAGGATAGAGGAGGAGAAGGGAGGTACTCAATGCAATTTGTTCTTCCTTCTGAATATCAAGGAGAGAATGCAAAGAAAGCACCCTTAGCGTTAGATCCTTCGGTCACCCTAAGCGTAGTTCCTGCTTCGCGTGTTGCAGTAAAGCGTTTTTCCGGGATTCTTAGTGAAAAAGCGGTAGCCTCTCAAGAGAACCTTCTACGAGATTGGATTCGGCAAGAGGGGCTCACACCCTTAGGGCGGGTTTCAAGTGCAGGGTTTGATCCTCCCTGGACTATTCCGTTTTTTCGTCGTAACGAGGTGATGTTCCGCGTTGAAATAGATTCCCGTGAAGGAGAAAAACAGGGAGAGGAGTGA